CAACGAGGAATCGGATTATGAAATTATTATTATAGAACCAGGCTTTAATTATTGGGTGGCTAGCACAGCTAAACCCAGAGGGTATTATTCTCAAAGTTTTTCAGAAAACAGAAACGCTCAATATGTCATGGAGTGGAATCAACGGGTAATACAACCGCAACGGTATGCTCCCAATTTATACGAGTTACAAATTAATTACAACCAAGGTACAGATTATGGATATGAAGTAAACTATCTGCTTTATAATTATTTTGTATATTTTCAATTTAAATACAAACAAAGATTAGGGCCATATGTTCCTAGAATTTAAATTAGATTTAATTACTTTTGCAGGCAAATGAAATTTGTGAATAAACTAAAAGAACGTTGGGAAATTGAACATAACTGGGAAGTTATTGTCATACTTATAGTATTTTCTGTTACGGGCTCTACAGCATCCTATATAGGAAAACCCATTCTAAACTACTTAAATATTACCACCGAAAACCTTGGTGGTTTTGGGTATTGGACTATACGAATTCTTTTATTATTTGTGATGTATCAATTTTTGCTTGTCTTTTTTGGATGGCTATTTGGTCAACATAAATTTTTCTGGAACTTCGAAAAGAAAATGCTGCGCAGAATTGGTTTAAAACGTTTTGTAGATTAATTGACTCCTAATAGACAACATATTATTTTTAGAATATTTACACTTTATATCGTGGCAATGTTAACATTGCCTGCGCTAACAAAGTGTATTCACATTTTTGAACATCACAACCATATAGTTTGTGAAAACGAAGACACGACTCACATTCATCAAGTCGATTTAGACTGTGATTTCCAGAAGTTTCAAATTTTCACAAATTTCACTCCCCTTAATCTATCTTTCTGCCTTAAAGGGCCAAAGGAGAAGCACGGTCCCATCGTGTCTTCTGGTTATGACTTTTTAAGTAAATTTCAAAGTCTTCATTTTTCGCTTCGAGGACCTCCTTATTTCACTTAATATTATTTAGTCGCTGAGTAATTCAGCTCAAAAACAAGATTAATTTAAGAGAAATTACATGAAATTAGTATTAAAAACATTGCTATTTTTAGCAATGACGAGCAGTTTTGCTCAAAATTCAATAAACGGAGTTATTAAGGATCTTAGCACTGGCGAGGGTTTAGAACTCGTAAATATTTATATGCCAGAGCTTGAAAGAGGGAGCACCACCAATAGCGAGGGTCTTTTTACGTTAGAAAACCTCCCTTCTGGTAACTACACCATTTTGTTTTCAATGATTGGCTATGAGAAGCAATCTATAAAAATAGCACTCCCTTCACAAACCAGTCTAGAAATAAACCTAAAGCCTTCTATTATAGAGATGGAAAGTGTTATCATTTCAACGCCATTTCATAAGTTGCAGCGTGATAATGTTATGAAAGTAGAACACGAATCGGTTGAAAACTTAAAAGCTAGTGGCGCCGTAACATTATCTGAAGGACTTTCTAATATTGCAGGTGTTGAAAGTCTAACAACTGGATTAGGCATAGGAAAACCAGTAATTAGAGGTCTAAGTTCTAATCGTGTTTTAGTTTATACCCAAGGGGTTCGCCTTGAAAACCAACAGTTTGGTGGCGAACATGGTTTAGGAGTTAGCGATGCAGGTATTGAAAGTGTAGAGGTTATAAAAGGGCCTGCTTCCTTACTTTATGGAAGTGATGCTTTAGGTGGCGTGCTTTATTTAAACCCAGAACATTTTGCTGCTCAAAACACTATAGAAGGGGATCTAGGAGCTAAATATTTTAGCAATACACAAGGATATAGTACGAATCTGGGCTATAAATCTTCGGTAAACAATTTTAAATTTATTTTTAGAGGTAGTACTGCAGAGCATTCAGATTACGAAACCGAAGACTACAGAGTAACCAATACCAGGTTTAAAGAAAAGGATTTTAAAGCAGGCATAGGTTACCAAATACAAACTTTTAAAACGGAATTCCGCTATAATGTGAATAATAGTCTTTTGGGTATACCTGAAGATATTGGCGTACAATCGACAAACAAAACACCGCTTTTACCTTACCAAGACATTACGAATCACGTATTTAGCTCAAAATCTACCATTTTTTTCAACAATTCTAAATTAGATATCAACTTAGGATTTATCTACAACGACAGAAAAGAGTTTGAAGATGAGCATGACCACGATGATCATGACGATCACGATGATCATGACGAACATGATGACCATGATGACCATGATGCCGATCACGACGAGCATGATGATGAGCATGATGATGAGTATCACGAAGATCACGACGAGCATCATCATGATGAAGCCGCTTTGCATATGAAATTAAAAACCGCTAACTACGATATTAAATATACTTTACCTACCCTAGGTAAGTTTGAAACCATAGTAGGTGTTCAAGGCATGCACCAAGTGAATACCAATTATGGAGAGGAAATACTAATTCCTGATGCTACAACTAACGATTTTGGCGTGTTAGCGCTATCTCATATTCATTTTAATAAAGCTGATGTTCAAATAGGTATACGTTATGACCACCGAAACGTTGACGTTTATGAAGATCTTAACAAAAGTTATAATAGTTTCAATGGAGCTGCAGGTATTAAAACTAATGTAACGGAAAACCTGACAACTAGAATTAATTTTGCCACAGGATTTAGAGCTCCTAATTTATCCGAATTAACTTCCGATGGTGTTCATCATGGCACCAATCGTTATGAAATTGGAAATGCCAACCTAAAAAGCGAGCAAAACTTTCAAACTGATATAGCTTTAGAATACAAAGCAGAACATAT
This genomic interval from Tamlana carrageenivorans contains the following:
- a CDS encoding DUF6146 family protein — encoded protein: MASTAKPRGYYSQSFSENRNAQYVMEWNQRVIQPQRYAPNLYELQINYNQGTDYGYEVNYLLYNYFVYFQFKYKQRLGPYVPRI
- a CDS encoding DUF6787 family protein, which produces MKFVNKLKERWEIEHNWEVIVILIVFSVTGSTASYIGKPILNYLNITTENLGGFGYWTIRILLLFVMYQFLLVFFGWLFGQHKFFWNFEKKMLRRIGLKRFVD
- a CDS encoding TonB-dependent receptor, yielding MKLVLKTLLFLAMTSSFAQNSINGVIKDLSTGEGLELVNIYMPELERGSTTNSEGLFTLENLPSGNYTILFSMIGYEKQSIKIALPSQTSLEINLKPSIIEMESVIISTPFHKLQRDNVMKVEHESVENLKASGAVTLSEGLSNIAGVESLTTGLGIGKPVIRGLSSNRVLVYTQGVRLENQQFGGEHGLGVSDAGIESVEVIKGPASLLYGSDALGGVLYLNPEHFAAQNTIEGDLGAKYFSNTQGYSTNLGYKSSVNNFKFIFRGSTAEHSDYETEDYRVTNTRFKEKDFKAGIGYQIQTFKTEFRYNVNNSLLGIPEDIGVQSTNKTPLLPYQDITNHVFSSKSTIFFNNSKLDINLGFIYNDRKEFEDEHDHDDHDDHDDHDEHDDHDDHDADHDEHDDEHDDEYHEDHDEHHHDEAALHMKLKTANYDIKYTLPTLGKFETIVGVQGMHQVNTNYGEEILIPDATTNDFGVLALSHIHFNKADVQIGIRYDHRNVDVYEDLNKSYNSFNGAAGIKTNVTENLTTRINFATGFRAPNLSELTSDGVHHGTNRYEIGNANLKSEQNFQTDIALEYKAEHIEVFANGFYNMVNNYIFLSPTGTEINETPVFTYNQDDAYLYGGEVGLHIHPHPLDWLHFESSFEMVTGKQKNDDYLPLIPANALTNVIRAEFEKPWLEKGYTFIKLKSTFNQNNVSLFETRTGGYSLLSAGLGGSLTVFKKELAITISGNNLTNKKYISHLSRLKSDNIYNMGRNISLGFRYFL